One window of the Leucobacter komagatae genome contains the following:
- the ruvC gene encoding crossover junction endodeoxyribonuclease RuvC has product MRVIGIDPGLTRLGVGVVSSEGSRKLTFEHVEVLTSPAGEELPARLHQLGSALERLLDGDRPDAIAIERVFAQQNLPSVMGVAQISGIVMYLAQERGIPVAMYTPNEVKASVTGYGAADKAQVTNMVTRLLGLAAPPKPADAADALALAIVHAWHLGRGGAPDRQRASVAPTGETPAQRAWREAEQKGGRRRSGPRA; this is encoded by the coding sequence ATGCGCGTCATCGGGATTGACCCGGGGCTCACGAGGCTCGGTGTGGGCGTCGTGAGTTCCGAGGGATCCCGAAAGCTGACGTTTGAACACGTCGAGGTGCTCACGAGCCCGGCTGGGGAGGAGCTGCCCGCGCGCCTCCACCAGCTGGGCTCGGCCCTCGAACGCCTGCTCGATGGCGACCGCCCTGACGCGATCGCCATCGAGCGCGTGTTCGCCCAGCAAAATCTCCCGAGCGTCATGGGCGTCGCCCAGATCTCGGGCATTGTGATGTATTTGGCGCAGGAACGCGGAATCCCGGTCGCGATGTACACGCCGAACGAGGTGAAGGCCTCGGTGACCGGCTACGGCGCCGCCGACAAGGCCCAGGTCACCAACATGGTCACGAGGTTGCTCGGGCTCGCCGCACCCCCGAAGCCCGCGGACGCCGCCGACGCGCTCGCGCTCGCGATCGTGCACGCCTGGCACCTCGGTCGTGGCGGCGCGCCTGACCGGCAGCGTGCGAGCGTCGCGCCCACGGGGGAGACCCCGGCACAGCGGGCCTGGCGCGAGGCCGAGCAGAAGGGCGGGCGACGGCGGAGTGGGCCCCGCGCGTAG
- the recO gene encoding DNA repair protein RecO, whose protein sequence is MPLYREQGVVLRTQKLGEADRIVTLLTSRRGVLRAVAKGVRRTSSKFGARLEPFMVADIQCYEGRTLDTITQAVTLGSYGPAITADYDRYRAGSVMVETAERLAEGGPSPELFALLIGALRTLAAGKIPPDLVRDGYLLRAMAAAGWTPGFEDCVRCGAPGPHAAVAVQLGGVVCANCRPAGSPRLDPTSIELLRALLQGDWESAVASGERERGQAAGIAAAYTQWHLERGLRSFSVPRS, encoded by the coding sequence GTGCCCCTCTACCGCGAACAGGGTGTCGTGCTCCGCACCCAGAAGCTCGGGGAGGCTGACCGCATCGTCACCCTCCTCACGAGCAGGAGAGGCGTACTCCGCGCCGTCGCGAAGGGCGTCCGGCGCACCTCCTCGAAGTTTGGGGCGCGCCTCGAACCGTTCATGGTCGCCGACATCCAGTGCTACGAGGGCCGAACGCTCGACACGATCACACAGGCCGTCACCCTCGGATCTTACGGGCCGGCGATCACCGCAGACTACGACAGGTACCGGGCCGGCAGCGTGATGGTGGAGACCGCCGAGCGCCTCGCCGAGGGCGGGCCCTCGCCCGAGCTCTTCGCCCTGCTCATCGGCGCCCTGCGCACGTTGGCCGCTGGGAAGATACCGCCAGACCTGGTGCGCGACGGCTACCTGCTGCGAGCCATGGCCGCGGCTGGCTGGACCCCGGGGTTTGAGGACTGCGTGCGCTGCGGCGCGCCCGGGCCACACGCCGCCGTCGCGGTGCAGCTCGGCGGGGTGGTGTGCGCGAACTGTCGGCCCGCTGGTTCCCCCCGGCTCGATCCGACAAGCATCGAGCTGCTGCGTGCGCTGCTTCAGGGGGATTGGGAGTCGGCTGTTGCGAGCGGCGAGCGCGAGCGCGGTCAGGCGGCCGGCATCGCCGCCGCCTACACCCAGTGGCACCTCGAGCGCGGGCTGCGCTCGTTCTCGGTGCCCCGGTCGTAG
- the dusB gene encoding tRNA dihydrouridine synthase DusB has product MTTSTLPGSRLRIGPLELDVPVILAPMAGITNTAFRRLCREYGAGLYVSEMITSRALVERTPGSLRLIKHHESETPRSIQLYGVDPKTVSEAVRFLVDQDLADHIDLNFGCPVPKVTRKGGGAALPWKADLFSAIVDGAVKAAGDIPLTVKMRKGIDADHLTFLDAARSAEAAGVAAIALHGRTANEFYSGTADWSAIAELKQAITSVPILGNGDIWAADDAIRMVRETGCDGVVVGRGCLGRPWLFGDLAAAFKAEQGELTWDEANAAIAKPGLGFVMDAMRRHTELLIEFFDGEEARACRDIRKHVAWYFKGYGVGGDTRRALAMVESLEHLDEIYETMDRSMPYPGVGAEGQRGRAGSPKQPKLPDGWLDSRDSAHIDFAELAEAERDDSGG; this is encoded by the coding sequence ATGACTACCTCAACGCTTCCAGGCTCCCGCCTGCGTATCGGCCCGCTCGAGCTCGACGTTCCCGTCATCCTCGCGCCGATGGCCGGCATTACCAATACCGCGTTTCGCCGTCTCTGCCGTGAGTACGGTGCCGGGCTCTACGTCAGCGAGATGATTACGAGCCGGGCGCTTGTCGAACGCACTCCGGGGTCGCTGCGGCTGATCAAGCATCACGAGAGCGAGACGCCGCGCTCGATCCAGCTCTACGGCGTCGACCCGAAGACTGTTTCTGAGGCGGTTCGCTTCCTCGTCGACCAAGATCTTGCCGACCACATCGACCTCAACTTCGGCTGCCCCGTCCCCAAGGTCACGCGAAAGGGCGGCGGCGCCGCGCTCCCGTGGAAGGCAGACCTGTTCAGCGCAATCGTCGACGGAGCTGTGAAAGCCGCCGGCGACATCCCGCTGACCGTCAAGATGCGCAAGGGTATCGACGCTGATCACCTAACCTTCCTCGACGCCGCGCGCTCGGCTGAGGCTGCCGGTGTCGCCGCAATCGCGCTCCACGGCCGCACCGCAAACGAGTTCTACTCAGGCACAGCCGACTGGTCTGCGATCGCCGAACTGAAACAGGCGATCACGAGCGTACCCATCCTCGGCAACGGCGATATCTGGGCGGCGGATGACGCGATCCGAATGGTGCGAGAGACCGGCTGCGATGGCGTCGTCGTGGGCCGCGGTTGCCTCGGTCGCCCCTGGCTGTTCGGCGACCTCGCCGCCGCGTTCAAGGCGGAGCAGGGCGAGCTCACCTGGGACGAGGCGAACGCCGCGATCGCGAAGCCGGGCCTCGGCTTCGTTATGGACGCGATGCGCCGCCACACGGAGCTGCTCATCGAGTTCTTCGACGGCGAAGAGGCGCGGGCCTGCCGCGATATCCGCAAGCACGTCGCCTGGTACTTCAAGGGCTACGGGGTCGGCGGCGACACCCGCCGCGCGCTCGCGATGGTCGAATCCCTTGAGCACCTCGACGAGATCTACGAGACTATGGATCGTTCCATGCCGTACCCAGGCGTCGGCGCCGAGGGCCAGCGCGGCCGGGCTGGGAGCCCGAAGCAACCGAAGTTGCCCGACGGGTGGCTCGATTCGCGCGACAGCGCGCACATCGATTTTGCTGAGCTCGCTGAGGCTGAACGGGACGATTCGGGTGGCTAG
- a CDS encoding matrixin family metalloprotease, whose amino-acid sequence MAGYGAPAIIAARWITTPKSVCEGLPAPGSNGLPEWGPKQNYLGLTSARGPNVSVPPPGAAGSVTCAPPDGFNTAGLYSLSQGFSDRGRPLAVACVHSTVSGGPYDSDIAFDLRRNWNDDLTRCVTPWSPNGVEVYDMYTVALHEWGHVYGLGHVPAITQQIMRPAFGACERMHGLGSGDWYGLLYYG is encoded by the coding sequence ATGGCGGGGTATGGCGCACCAGCAATTATCGCTGCTCGGTGGATCACGACGCCGAAGAGTGTCTGTGAAGGACTTCCAGCTCCAGGGAGCAATGGGTTGCCAGAGTGGGGCCCGAAGCAAAACTACTTGGGGCTGACATCCGCGCGGGGCCCAAATGTCAGTGTTCCACCACCTGGCGCGGCTGGCTCGGTAACGTGCGCACCCCCAGACGGGTTCAACACGGCCGGTCTCTATTCCCTGAGCCAGGGCTTTAGCGACCGCGGGCGACCACTTGCCGTTGCCTGTGTACATTCAACTGTGTCCGGTGGGCCATATGACTCAGACATCGCCTTTGACCTCAGGAGAAATTGGAATGATGACTTAACTCGGTGCGTGACGCCCTGGTCCCCGAACGGTGTCGAGGTATACGACATGTACACCGTTGCCCTCCACGAATGGGGTCATGTCTATGGGTTGGGGCATGTCCCAGCTATCACTCAGCAGATCATGCGGCCCGCGTTTGGAGCTTGCGAGCGCATGCACGGGCTTGGTTCGGGCGACTGGTATGGATTGCTCTACTATGGGTAA
- a CDS encoding isoprenyl transferase: MDIAPDTLVPVDWTGEQPPKFRGPAPKHVAIVMDGNGRWANQRGLPRVEGHRMGEQVLLDVVAGAIQAGVTHLSVYAFSTENWRRSPDEVRFLMGFNRDVLRRRREQLSAWNVRMRWAGRRPRLWGSVIKELKLAETYTAHNTGLTLTMCVNYGGRTELTDAVKRIATEVADGRLSPNGISERVIEKHLYVPELPNVDLFVRSSGEQRTSNFMLWQSAYAEMVFLDQLWPDFSRRDLWEAIEIFHDRDRRFGGAVDKPGSR; this comes from the coding sequence ATGGATATTGCCCCCGACACGCTCGTACCCGTTGACTGGACCGGAGAGCAGCCGCCGAAGTTCAGGGGCCCGGCGCCGAAGCACGTCGCGATCGTGATGGACGGCAACGGCAGGTGGGCGAACCAACGCGGCCTCCCGCGCGTCGAGGGTCACCGCATGGGCGAGCAGGTGCTGCTCGACGTCGTCGCCGGTGCGATCCAGGCGGGCGTGACGCACCTCAGCGTGTACGCGTTCTCGACCGAAAACTGGCGCCGCTCGCCCGACGAGGTCCGGTTTCTCATGGGCTTCAACCGCGACGTGCTGCGGCGACGGCGCGAGCAGCTCAGCGCCTGGAACGTGCGCATGCGCTGGGCCGGACGGCGGCCTCGGCTCTGGGGGTCCGTGATCAAGGAGCTCAAGCTCGCCGAGACCTACACCGCGCACAACACCGGCCTCACGCTCACCATGTGCGTGAACTACGGCGGCCGCACCGAGCTCACAGACGCCGTGAAGCGCATCGCCACTGAGGTCGCCGATGGCAGGCTCTCGCCCAACGGGATCTCCGAGCGCGTCATCGAGAAGCATCTCTATGTGCCGGAGCTGCCGAACGTCGACCTGTTTGTGCGCAGCTCGGGGGAGCAGCGCACGAGCAACTTCATGCTCTGGCAGTCGGCGTACGCCGAGATGGTCTTTCTTGACCAGCTGTGGCCCGACTTCTCGCGGCGCGACCTCTGGGAGGCGATCGAGATCTTCCACGACCGCGACAGGCGGTTCGGAGGCGCGGTCGACAAGCCTGGTTCCCGGTAG
- the dnaG gene encoding DNA primase encodes MAGRIKASDVEEVKRRTNIADLVGDYVALKNAGIDSMKGLCPFHDERSPSFHVRPALGYFHCFGCGESGDSISFVQKMDHLSFAEAVERLAARTNYVLTYEEGYERREDGPNKARLLAANQAASEFYRAQLMGEEAQTARAFLEQRGFAQASWDQFGVGYAPRGWDGLTGHLKKLGYTPQELVQAGLVSEGQRGVYDRFRGRVVWPIRDTSGQTLGFGARKLYEDDNGPKYLNTPETPVYHKSRVLYGLDLAKKAISRGGRAIIVEGYTDVMACHLAGVEDAIATCGTAFGKEHISMLRRVMGDDSAAEVIFTFDPDEAGQKAALRAFGEEQRFTAQTYAAVAPDGYDPADLRLHRGDDAVRELFDKKIPLFEFALKQAIGRFDLNSVEGRVSALRQAAPIVAGIKDPGMRPGYTRELARMLGMDLSEVQYAVRNTQRQAPTEPDYPAQGPDFDREPAAPKVSLATLRSDPSVWLERDAIMAMIQQGPAVGAELLSQAVTAQVTEPHLRVVRDALSTALPSLAGGSWVEAILEATPPSHQGLVRELAIASMPQRDPALLPEYSREVVISLLDRDLVSLKQELLARMQRIGDSTSEASRRVQQQLAALENARRGLRHD; translated from the coding sequence ATGGCGGGTCGGATCAAAGCAAGCGATGTAGAGGAAGTGAAACGCCGCACGAACATTGCCGACCTGGTTGGCGATTACGTCGCGCTGAAGAACGCCGGCATCGACTCGATGAAGGGGCTCTGCCCGTTCCACGACGAGCGCAGCCCAAGCTTCCATGTGCGCCCAGCGCTCGGCTACTTCCACTGCTTCGGCTGCGGTGAATCTGGCGATTCGATCAGCTTCGTGCAGAAGATGGACCACCTCTCGTTCGCTGAGGCGGTTGAGCGGCTCGCCGCCCGCACGAACTACGTGCTCACCTATGAGGAGGGCTACGAGCGGCGCGAGGACGGGCCGAACAAGGCGCGCTTGCTTGCCGCGAATCAGGCGGCGAGCGAGTTCTACCGCGCTCAGCTCATGGGCGAGGAAGCCCAGACGGCGCGCGCGTTCCTTGAGCAGCGCGGCTTCGCCCAGGCATCTTGGGACCAGTTCGGCGTCGGGTACGCCCCGCGTGGCTGGGACGGCCTCACGGGTCACCTCAAGAAGCTTGGCTACACCCCGCAGGAGCTCGTGCAAGCCGGCCTCGTGTCCGAGGGGCAGCGCGGCGTCTATGACCGCTTCCGCGGCCGCGTCGTCTGGCCCATCCGAGATACGAGCGGTCAGACGCTCGGGTTCGGTGCGCGAAAGCTGTACGAGGACGACAACGGGCCGAAATACCTGAACACGCCCGAGACGCCGGTCTACCACAAGTCACGCGTGCTCTACGGGCTCGACCTCGCCAAGAAAGCGATTTCTCGCGGCGGGCGCGCGATTATCGTTGAGGGCTACACCGACGTTATGGCATGCCACCTTGCGGGCGTGGAGGACGCGATTGCGACCTGTGGCACCGCGTTCGGCAAAGAGCATATTTCGATGCTGCGCCGCGTGATGGGCGACGACTCAGCGGCCGAGGTGATCTTCACGTTCGACCCGGACGAAGCGGGCCAGAAGGCCGCGCTGCGCGCGTTCGGCGAGGAGCAGCGCTTCACCGCGCAGACCTACGCCGCCGTCGCGCCAGACGGCTACGACCCGGCTGATCTCAGGTTGCACCGCGGTGACGACGCCGTGCGCGAGCTGTTCGACAAGAAGATTCCGCTGTTCGAGTTTGCGCTCAAGCAGGCAATCGGCCGATTCGACCTGAACTCCGTCGAGGGCCGCGTGTCTGCGCTCAGGCAGGCGGCACCGATTGTCGCCGGAATCAAGGATCCGGGAATGCGCCCCGGGTACACGCGCGAACTTGCGCGCATGCTCGGCATGGACCTGAGCGAGGTGCAGTACGCCGTGCGCAACACGCAGCGGCAGGCACCCACCGAGCCCGACTACCCTGCCCAGGGCCCCGACTTCGACCGCGAGCCGGCGGCGCCAAAGGTGTCGCTCGCGACGCTCCGCTCAGACCCGTCGGTCTGGCTCGAGCGCGACGCAATCATGGCCATGATTCAGCAGGGCCCGGCCGTGGGCGCAGAGCTGCTCTCGCAAGCGGTGACCGCCCAGGTGACCGAACCGCACCTGAGGGTCGTGCGCGACGCGCTCAGCACGGCGCTGCCGAGCCTCGCGGGCGGGTCATGGGTTGAGGCGATCCTTGAGGCGACGCCGCCGAGCCACCAGGGGCTCGTACGAGAGCTCGCGATTGCCTCGATGCCGCAGCGCGACCCGGCCCTGCTCCCGGAGTATTCTCGCGAGGTGGTGATCTCGCTTCTCGACCGCGACCTCGTCTCGCTGAAACAGGAGCTGCTCGCACGAATGCAGCGCATCGGTGACTCGACGAGCGAGGCCTCCCGCCGAGTGCAGCAGCAGCTCGCCGCGCTGGAGAACGCCCGCCGCGGGCTGCGCCACGACTAG
- a CDS encoding deoxyguanosinetriphosphate triphosphohydrolase yields the protein MASPVLGQGAYGAADVERFVPERHSGARSDFERDRARVIHSSGLRKLAAKTQVLSPTAGVDFARNRLTHSLEVAQIGRELAASLGLDRDVVDAACLTHDLGHPPFGHNGERALAEWASDAGGFEGNAQTLRILTRLEAKRFDERGASAGLNLTRATLDASCKYPWALSEAPEGSGKFGYYPDDAPVFQWMREGAPERVKCAEAQTMDLSDDIAYSVHDFEDAIVSDHIDPLILTSRSGHDSLIADVASWAGGSFTHDELSAAYDRIAATPNWLTRWDGSRRHQAQLKNFTSDMIGHFARSAIAATRESAGATPLVRYGASIVVPQEIHAEIAVLKGIVAAFVMASGRRQPTYRRQRALLAELLETLWEGQDRDLEPAFQADFAAASDEAEAKRVIVDQVASLTDQSAIAWHRRLCEVPLV from the coding sequence GTGGCTAGTCCGGTGCTCGGGCAGGGGGCGTACGGGGCGGCTGACGTCGAGCGTTTTGTGCCTGAGAGGCACAGCGGCGCCCGGAGCGACTTCGAGCGTGACCGCGCCCGGGTCATCCACTCGTCGGGGCTTCGCAAGCTCGCCGCGAAGACCCAGGTGCTGAGCCCGACCGCTGGCGTCGACTTCGCGCGCAACCGCCTCACGCACTCGCTTGAGGTGGCGCAGATCGGGCGCGAGCTCGCCGCGTCACTCGGGCTTGACCGCGACGTCGTCGACGCCGCGTGTCTGACGCACGACCTGGGGCACCCACCGTTCGGCCACAACGGCGAGCGCGCCCTCGCCGAGTGGGCGAGCGACGCGGGTGGGTTCGAGGGGAACGCGCAGACGCTCAGGATCCTGACCCGTCTCGAGGCGAAACGTTTCGATGAGCGTGGCGCGAGCGCTGGGCTGAACCTCACGCGGGCGACCCTTGACGCGAGTTGCAAGTACCCGTGGGCGCTCTCGGAAGCCCCCGAGGGCAGCGGCAAGTTCGGCTACTACCCCGACGATGCCCCGGTGTTCCAGTGGATGCGCGAGGGCGCCCCCGAGCGCGTGAAGTGCGCCGAGGCGCAGACGATGGACCTGTCCGACGACATCGCGTACTCCGTCCACGACTTCGAGGACGCGATCGTCAGCGACCATATCGACCCGCTCATCCTTACCTCGCGCTCGGGGCATGACTCGCTCATCGCCGACGTTGCGAGCTGGGCCGGGGGTTCGTTCACGCACGACGAGCTGTCTGCGGCCTACGACCGCATCGCTGCGACGCCGAACTGGCTCACCCGGTGGGACGGCTCGCGCAGGCACCAGGCGCAACTCAAGAACTTCACGAGCGACATGATCGGTCATTTCGCGCGTTCAGCGATCGCAGCGACTCGCGAGTCGGCCGGCGCGACGCCCCTGGTGCGGTACGGCGCTTCGATTGTTGTGCCGCAGGAGATTCATGCCGAGATCGCCGTGCTGAAGGGCATCGTCGCTGCATTCGTGATGGCGAGTGGCCGTAGGCAGCCGACGTACCGTAGGCAGCGCGCCCTGCTCGCCGAGCTGCTGGAGACGCTCTGGGAGGGGCAGGATCGCGACCTCGAGCCCGCCTTCCAGGCCGACTTCGCTGCGGCATCAGACGAGGCCGAGGCCAAGCGTGTCATCGTCGACCAGGTGGCGTCGCTCACGGATCAGTCAGCGATCGCTTGGCACCGACGGCTCTGCGAGGTGCCGCTGGTCTAG